Proteins co-encoded in one Babylonia areolata isolate BAREFJ2019XMU chromosome 5, ASM4173473v1, whole genome shotgun sequence genomic window:
- the LOC143282290 gene encoding uncharacterized protein LOC143282290, producing the protein MPNHVDSLRTMPTLPFLWALSPLLPCLTAIRHDVALRHADRDDVTFAAGLLWEAQGSSPADCAVTCISDVNCVSFTLSARGASGRRQCRGHSLIADDLGAGVTSQGARLYSLKDRAVAYTAASWHESWCETDTDCGPTNSVCFANKCLCTPGYYYSVGAHSCVLNCSQSQLQSRVVEYPLYFIYGHNSLALKTSFRECVSLCVTSVTCRSLDYRYSSNQCSTSSLTPLDVPEAWTPSDPANNLNYYQRLCA; encoded by the exons ATGCCAAACCACGTTGACAgtttgag gacgATGCCGACACTCCCCTTCCTGTGGGCCCTGTCCCCCTTGCTCCCCTGCCTGACGGCCATACGTCATGACGTGGCACTACGTCACGCGGACCGCGATGACGTCACCTTCGCGGCGGGCCTGCTGTGGGAGGCCCAGGGCTCCAGCCCGGCGGACTGCGCTGTGACGTGCATCAGTGACGTCAACTGCGTCTCCTTCACCCTGTCCGCACGGGGCGCAAGCG GCAGACGACAGTGCCGGGGTCACTCACTGATCGCAGATGACCTTGGGGCTGGCGTGACGTCACAGGGCGCGCGCCTCTACAGCCTGAAGGACAGAGCTGTTGCTTACACAG CCGCCTCATGGCACGAATCATGGTGTGAGACGGACACGGACTGTGGACCAACCAACTCTGTGTGTTTCGCCAACAAGTGTCTCTGTACGCCTGGCTACTATTACTCTGTAGGGGCCCACTCCTGTGTCCTAA ACTGCTCCCAGAGCCAGCTGCAGAGCCGGGTGGTGGAGTACCCGCTCTACTTCATCTACGGCCACAACAGCCTGGCCCTGAAGACGTCATTCCGGGAATGTGTGTCGCTGTGCGTGACGAGCGTCACGTGCCGCTCCCTGGACTACCGCTACAGCTCCAACCAgtgctccacctcctccctcaccccgctGGACGTCCCCGAGGCCTGGACCCCCAGCGACCCGGCAAACAACCTCAACTACTACCAGAGGCTCTGtgcgtga